CCTTTACTTCTTATTATTAACTTCCTTATCCTCCTTATTAATGCTCTAGTCAAATTTAGCCTAAGAGCTCCCCATTTATAGTTTACACTAGATTTACTCGTTTTAATCCCTGTCATAGCTATATATTTTAATTTGGTGTTATTGATATTTAATTGAAAGATAGAAAAATTTTTATATAAATATATTAAAAATTCTAAAAGTGCTAACATTGCTAACTGTCATTGTTACTCGTAATCCTAACATTGACGAATTAGCTCAAACGATATCATATATCAAATCGGTATTAAAATCTAAAATTTTAATAGTAGATAATAACTCTACAACTAGTCTTAATGAAATTATATCTCTATCTGACTATATTATCATAAATGGATGTAATATGGGTTTAGCTAAGGCATATAATATTGCTTTAAAATTTTCGAATTATTTGGGCGAGGATTGGCTGCTACTGCTAGATCAAGACTCTAAAATTTTAGAGGAGTTTGATATAAGGGAAATTATAGAGGAAGTTAGCAAGTTACCTCAAAAAGATAAGGTGGCTATAATATCTTTAAATAAGATCTTCGCTTATACGACAAAGGAAAATATTGGAATTTTCATTAAATGCAAAAGTGTAGTAAATAGTGGAAGTATCTTAAATGTGAAAATTTGTTCTAATTTTAAATATAATGAGGATTTATTTATAGATAGAATAGATAACGAATATTGTTATAGATTAAGAAAACATGGTTATTTAATTCTAGCCTATCCTAGACAACTTATCTGTCATAAAATAGGTGATAAAATCTCACCCTATAAAAAGAAACTATCTAAATTAATTCTGTTTCTATTGAAAACGCTAAGTTTAATGCACGGATTTAGTGAATTTAAAAAAGTCATAAAATATAAGGATTATTATATAGTATATAATAATTATTACAGATATTATACAATTATTAGAAACACAATATATCTTAGTATAAGATCTATGATAGATAAAAACTTTCTAAAGACTCTACCTTCATGGTTATTAGCATTGTATGAGGAAACCTCTTTAATAGTCATGCTTAAACTATTTACGTTAGCGCTATTTCATGGGCTAATAGGCGATTTAAAAAGAGATAATGAAAGAATTTTTAGATATTTTCAGAATTAAACTGTATAATATATTATTCTAATATCAAATTAATTATAATTTCTATTAACCATTAATATCATTAATTATAAAAATATTTAATATATGTTATTTTACTGATATGTCTATAAGCATTTTCATTAGTCAAAATGCTTTTATATATCCTCTACAATATTATTTCTAATGCGAGTGATGATTATAGGTGCCTCAGGGCAGTTAGGATATGAACTATCTAAAGTCCTTCAAACTCATGATCCAATTAAAACTTATGTCTCTCAAGAAATAGCTGGGGGGATAAAATTAGATCTAACAGACTATCATTCTGTAGAAGACTTTATTATAAAGAAAAAGCCCGATGTTGTAATTAACGCCGCTGCTTTTACTGATGTTGATGGTTGTGAGGTTAATAAAGAAAAGGCCTTTAAGATTAACGCCGAGGCTGTTAAGCATTTGGTTAGAGCTTCTAGGGTTATTGAGGCTTATTTAGTTCATGTGAGTACGGATTATGTCTTTGATGGAATCAAAGGACTTTATAGAGAAGATGATATTCCAAATCCAATAAACTATTACGGTTTAACCAAACTATTAGGTGAGGCTTACGTTCTATCTTATGATGATTCGCTAATAGTTAGAACTTCTGGAGTATTTAGGGATAAGGGATTTCCAATATACGCTTATAAAACCTTAAAGGAGGGTAAAGAAGTTTTAGCGTTTAAGGGTTATTATTCTCCAATTTCTGCAAAGAAGTTAGCTGAGGCAATTAACGAGCTTATAACTTATAGGAAATCTGGAATTATACATGTTGCTGGAGAAAGAATATCTAGATATGAATTAGCCTTAAAAATAAAGGAACTTTACAACTTATCTGGGAAAGTTATTGAAGTAGATAACATAAAAGGTTGGATTGCTAGAAGACCATTTGATTCCTCTTTAGATATTTCAAAAGCTAAGAAAATATTATCTATTGATTTTTATTCTATTGATGATAATTTGAGGTTTATGGTGATTTAAATTGGAGGCCGTGATTCTTCATGGAGGGCAAGGGACTAGGTTAAGACCCTTAACACATACTGGGCCTAAGCAGTTAATTAGAGTTGCTGGTAAGCCAGTCTCCCAGTGGGTTTTAGAACAAATTAGAGATGCAGGTATTAGGGATGTAATTATAATACTGGGTGATAATAATCCTTCTAGGGTTGTCGAGTATTATGGTGACGGGAGTCGTTTTGGTATTAAGATTACTTATGTCTATCAAGGTAAGGCTAGAGGTTTAGCTGATGCCGTTTATAGGGTTAAGGATTTGGTTTCTGATAAGTTTATCGTTTATCTGGGGGATAACATTGTACCTTATGACCTGAGTAAGTTTTCTAAGTTTAATAGTTCAGCATCAATCTTACTGGCTAAAGTAGATAATCCAAATCGTTTTGGAGTTGCAGTTATAAGGGGAAATAAGGTTGTTAAATTAATTGAGAAGCCTAAAGAGTTCATATCTGATTTAGCTTTAGTGGGAGTTTATGGCTTTACTAAGGAAATTTTCGAGGTAATTGAGAGCTTAAGGCCAAGTTGGAGAGGTGAACTTGAGATAACGGATGCGATTCAAGGATTAATTGATAGAGGTAAGGAGGTAGAGTTCCAAATAGTTGACGGCTGGTGGAAGGATACTGGAACGCCCAAGGATATTCTTGAGGCAAATTCTTTCCTATTAGACAGATATGCAATTAGAAGTATAAATGGAGAAATCAAAGATTCTTCAATAGACGGAAGGGTTATGATAGAGGCTGATTCTGTTATAGAAAACTCAATAATAAGAGGACCAGTATATATAGGATACGGCAGCAAAGTTAAGAACTCCTATATAGGTCCATTTACCTCTATAGGGCATAATTGTACAGTAGAAAATAGTGAGATAGAATATAGCGTAATTTTAGATAATGTAAGATTACGAGGAGTATCAATAATGGATTCATTAATAGGCAATAATTCTATTGTAGAAAAAGGAGGGAAATGGCAGAAATTAATTATAGGCGAAAATTCCTCTGTAATATTATAGGGTGTGTGTATTATGCGTTTTATGATCCTAGGCGGAGCTGGCTTTATTGGTTCTGCTTTTGTAAGATTTTTAAATTCTCTTGGCTTTAGGCCTTTGGTTTTTGATTTGTTCACCTATTCTGGTAGGATTGAGAATTTACTAGGTTGTAATTTTGATTTGATTAAGGGTGATGTTAAGGATTTTAACACTCTTCATAGTACTATTTCCAATTTTAAACCTGATATTGTTATTAATTTCGCTGCTGAATCTCATGTTGATAGAAGTATTTACTCCCCTCAAGATTTTGTTGGTACTAACGTTTTGGGTGTTATAAATGTTCTTGAGGCTGCTAGGAGATTTAGTTTCGATTATGTTCACATTAGTACTGATGAGGTGTATGGTGACGATAAATGTGCTGACGAAAATTCTCCGTTAAGTCCCTCATCTCCCTATAGTGCTTCTAAAGCTGCAGGAGACTTATTCGTTAAAGCTTATGTAAGGACTTATGGGATTAGGGCCGTTATTGTTAGGCCCTCCAATAATTACGGGCCTAGACAGTTCCCAGAAAAATTCATTCCTAAGGCTATAATTAGGACCCTTCTCGGTATGCATGTTCCAGTTTATGGTGACGGTAAGGCTGAGAGAGATTGGATATTTGTTGAGGATACTGTAAGGATAATTTATGATATTATTAAGTATGCTGAGTGGAAAGGAGAAGTTTATAATATTCCAGGTGGGCAGAGATATAGCGTTTTAGATGTTTTGAAAATATTAGGTGAGGTTATGGGTAAGGAGATGAAAGTAAGGTTTGTTTCTGACAGGCCAGGTCACGATAGAAGATATTGTATGGTTAGTAAGCTGAGGTATAATGTTACTCCTCTTAGAGAAGGATTGAGAAGGACTTACGAATGGTATTTAAGCAATAAGTGGTGGTGGGAGTCATTAATTGATGACAGATTCTTTAGGGAAGATGAACCTTGGAAATGATTTTTATTATTTAATTTCTCTAAGACGAATTTTAATATTATTTTTGGTAAGTTTCTTATTTTCTAATAATAAAAAGATTTCTTTTTAAAATTTTTAAATAATTTTAATGTGAGATTTCTGGCCCTTCATATTGTCTTTTTCATAATAGCTGTAACGGGGGGCTAAAAGGGAGTTAAATCTAGTGTTAGTAATGGGAACTGTTGGGCTGAGCGTGATTAGGGTAATAGCTCTCTTTGAACCCAACATCTCCTTTTCGTTTATCAATATGATATTTTTATTTTTTATTTTATTTGAATAAAGCTATTTTTAATTCTTCTCTGTGATATTTTAATCTTCCATAGAAATTGTGCCATTTTTAGTAAAATTGATGAAACACCACTGGATGTCTTATCATTAAAAATAAATCATATAGTCTCTCTTAATAAATGCGAAGGGAAAATAACATTTGTCAATACAAAATATGTCTAGTTACTTCCATTAACTCGCTCATTTTCAACATCTTAAATTAAAGCTAGTTCTTTTTCCCCCTTTGCAACTATTATGAAAGAGACTATAATGATTTTCGCATTATATAATTGATATCATATTTTTCAGAAAATATTATTTTTAAATTTACGAGATATATTTAACATAATAATATCCAACTCTATACGGGAAAATTAAGCTCATCTTAAGAACATTATTGCCGTTAAAAATTCCCTTAACTCTGCTGGGATTATCTATTTCGTTTGAAGAGTAGAATATACCATAATCTTTAGGATTAAACCTAAATTTAATGTTAAGGTTAAAATTAAAGATGTCATAGTGTAGGTTATATTTTATAATATTCCACCCATTTAAGGCTTCTATTTGATGTATATATAATGCTTTCATTGATACAATATTAGATAGGGGTATGTTATAGTCTGAATTACCTCTAGTGTATTTAGAATAACTTATGATAGTTTCTTTTATCTTTATCTTAGAATAATTAATTATTCTAGCTAAAATGTCTTTAACATCTATTAAAGAAGATCTTCCAGTAGGTAAGATGTGTATTATAGTTTCTGCATTAGCTTCATTATTGTGATTAATATCTAAAGATATATTTACGCTATAAACTATATATTTAGGAGGGTTTTCTAGGAGAAGTATTCGATTTCTTTTCCTCTTTACTACTTCATTCTCTGTTAAGAATTTAAGAAATTTAGACATAGCTTTTATGTTTTTCTCTTTTAACTCATCAATTTCTATATAACCCTTCTGCCTAAGTTCATCAATAATTAGCGCGTAATCGTAAAGAGCTTTCATGGTAATATATGTAATTAACTTAAGCTTAAAAGTACAGTAGTAACTTTTGATTAAGATTATTTATATCAAATTGCAAAACGAGATATACTTTTTGTGATGTAACATACATGCTAATATTTTTATTATTATATAATTTATGTTTTTCTTTTTACAGTTTTTACCCATGTAAGCTTATTTGTTTCGCACAATTTGAACCAATTTATAGGGGTTTTCCAAATTGAGAAAATTAGCATTTATAATAAAAATTTATAGAATAAGAAGCTTTCCAGAGACCTTATAATTAAGCTTATGTGCATTAGTACCCTTATAATTATCCGTTTATACTAAGAAAATATTAGGTTATTTTTCTTTAACTATTTTATTTAAGTTCTTAGAAAATTATTTTCATATTCTAAATTTTTTATGCTAATATTCTATGAATAAGTAAAGATTCTTTATATACCAATTGCTAATAACGGTTTAAATCATCGCTGGAAGATGCAACATTTTTATTTTTTATAAGAAATATAAATAATGCGTAGCATGATTCATGTATATGGCAATCTATAGTTCATAAAAAAGGGAACATTTATTTTAACGCTAAACCTTTAAAAAATTAATTCTATTATTTGATTATATATTTTCTAGTGTACTGGGACGTTATAAATTTAATTAATACAATTAATATAATAAAATTACTTTAGCTTAGAATATATTATGTAAGATGCTGTAAATAAACGTAGATTAAGATAAGATGTATGATTAATCTAAATATTTTTGTTAAATATAAAGAAGGCATGCATCTGATATTAGTATAGATACTTGTTTAGTGTGGTCAAGAGTTATATAGATAAACTTATATAGTAAGAATTTATCTCTATAATTTGATATAAAAGTATATTAAAAAGCACGTGGTTTTTCTTAAAAAATAATGCTAAATAATATATATGATATTCCACTAGCTTAAATTTAAATTTTAACATTTAAGTTATATATAACTATTTGATAGTATTATCATGAATTCATAAGTTTCAAACAGTTAATGCTATTTCTAATAAGGAAAATTTTTGACTTTTTAGTATATAGATAATATATGAGCAGTTCTTTATACGATTTACTCATCTTCTTTACAATTCCCAGAAGAGTCCATGATATAAGGAGAAATTTTAGACGTAAGATTGATAACATTTTAAATTTCTTATTGTCCGCTAATGTTATAGAGAAGAAGGGTAAATATTATGTTCTAAATAAATCTTTTCCATTAATCTTATCTAGCATCAAGGTAAATGATTTAGAAAAATATTGCCAGATTAATGGACAAGGAGTTGTTATTTCCAGTAGAAATATAGATAAAATACAAATTATATCTAGATCTTATTCTACTAAAATTAGCGAAAAAGACATAAGATGTAGGGGATCAATGATAGATTTTAATATTATCTTTGAGAGAATTGATAAAATCTCCTTTAATGATACTCTCTTCACATCCATTTATCTTCCCTTTCCGTCTTTAGAATTAAGTATAATTATTGAAGGGATTAAAAGAATGATTGTATTTGAAAGTAATATTTCTCACATCGTACCATTTTATAGGGAGAAGGAGATAGAAATTAATGATAATATTTTTAAGTGGATGATGGTTAAACCAGGATTTTATGGTGCCATTTTAAGATAATGGAAATACCATTTATTATAAAATATATTCAAGTTTATTTCATTAATTACAATTTTTAAATAATATAAATATAAAATGATAACACTATTGGCATGTAATCCATTCACTAGTATTTTCCAATAAATTAAATTTACAATTTTTAAAACATAATATCATATATCTAATTTATATAATATCATATATATTTTATTAACTTTAGGATAATTCACTAAAAATTTAACGCTATTGTTTTCTATCTTAAGTCTTTCCATGATTTTGTAATCTATTGGGATTAGTTTATCGTTAACCTTATCAGCCTCTACACCAAGTGCCTCGGTTATTGAGTATCCGTGAATTCTTATCCTTTGATCAGAAGTTAAGAATGGTCTAAGCTTATGGTTGCCTAAAGCAATGAGTAAATAAGGATAATCTAAGAATCTTCTGACTAAGTCTAGAAATCCTCTCTTATCCTTTAATAGTTTATTGTATAATAAGATTTTCAGTTCTCTTTCATATATTTCTAATTCATTTAACTTATTTTCAAAGTCCATTTTAATTGAAAAAGAATACATATAGTCACTTAACTTACGAGGTGATATAATTTTAATGTTCTCTATCTTTTTGTTATTCAATTTTGCACTGACATCTAAGATCTTCGGATCCTCTGTTAAACCTAAAATTCTATTATAAGTTAGCTCTCTGATCGGCTTAAGAGGTATAAATAAATTCCTTATAGTTATTTCATTAAACCCATTAATGCTTAAGACTTCTTCGTAGAGTGTATAAACGTAAATTAGTTCCGTTTCATTAGATAAAGGATAAATATTACAATTTCTTAATTTTTCTATTAATTTATCACTTGTAGTTCCAGTTTTTAGCAACTTAATCAACAATTCAGCCTCCTCGTAGAACTTTGCATCCATAAATTAATTATAGAAAATAATTAGTTTTATAATTTACTATTAACAAGTTAATGTTACTCTTAAAAAGTTTTAAATTATAAGGAAATATAACATTATAAAAATAGCAAAAATGACATGACTGTATTATATTTTACAAACTGATTAATCTAAAAACAAATAATTATTATAGAATTTTAATATAAGTTGAATTATTTATTAAATTTCTTTCAAGAGATATTATACATTTAGTCTCTAACAGTTAATATGTTTTTCACAGTGGAAATCTTGGAATTTAATAACACTTTATCAGCGATTTATTTAAATTATATTGTGTAATTATACTTATTATTGATATTATTAAATTTTGATAGATGTTTTTATAGATCTAAAGGTTAACCGTATTTTCCTTTAAGGTAGTTTATATACTCGACTATAGCATCTCTAATCAAATCACTTCTTGAATTATAATTTGACCTTTCCATATTATTATCAATTAAATTTAAGATTTCATCTTCAAGTTTAAAAGTAATTACATATGTCCTCTCCTCATCTAGAATAAACGTTTTCTCATCCAACTGGATAACTTTAGCCATAATTACTTACCCTATTCTATCTCTATATAAAAGATTATAAATGTTTCTAGTTATTACATATTATTTATCATCTTTTTCCATTATACTTTAAATAGACTAATTATGGTATTAGTTCATTTCAAACATAATATATTACGATAATAGTATTGAAGTTTTATGAAACATACAAGCTTAAGGTAAGAAGCTGTTCACTGCTTTAGTTAGGAAGTAGGCTAGGGTGTTTAGTATAGGCCTTATGAGCCTAAATAGATAAATCCTCCCTGAATCTCCACGCGAATTGAAAGTACCCATAATGCTAGTTGACATTATGCTTTAAATTTAACCTGCTTTGTAGACTAGTTCTTTTTTCTTAGATATTAAACTCGTTAAATTTTCTTAAATTCAAACGTTGATTTAAAAGTAAGCTTAACGTTAGCTTTGATAAAAAATTGAAACAATCTACAAAGCAAGTCTAACCTAAAGGTTTATTACTGAACGTCACATTGTGATGCTATGAGAAAATTTTTTACTTCTACCTTAAATTTTTAAAAAGTATTTAGAATAAAGGAATTAATTATCAATTGATATGCGCTCTAAAGGTTATATTGTTATTAAACTCTCTAATTTATTCTATTACTTTTTTTGGACTTAAAAATTTGATTTATCGTATTATTTTATATATAATATGCAAAAGATAGTATTCAATATAACTGCAATATAAATTAGACAATGATTAAGACAAAACTTATCTTTAAAATTATAATTTTGTTTTCCTATAATGGGAATATGGCTCTGATTAGTAATAAATAATTTTTTCATAAATATTATGTTAAAATTAAGATTAATGAATTAACTGTGATAATTTACTATTAATTATATTAAAAATTCCATATGATGAGAGCAGAATGTGCTTTTTAAGTTTTAGTATAAGGTAATATGTGTGAGATATAAAGATTGGATAATTCAAGCTGAAGAAGATTTGGATGTTGCAAGAGTTCTCCTAAATGCAGGAAAGTATTTTGCAGTAGCTTATTATTCTCAACAAGCATCAGAAAAAGCCTTAAAATCACTATTAATCTTTTTAGGAAAAGATCCTGGGAAAACTCATTCGCTTACTGAACTTGCTGATATGATAGAGAAGGAAGGTTTAGAAATCCCGTCAAATGTGAAAGAAAATTTAATGGTTTTATCTCCTCATTTTATTATCTCCAGATATCCAGACGCTTCTAACGGAATTCCAGCAAGGCAATATAATAAAAATATTGCTGAAGATTTATATAAAAGAGCTAAAGAGGTGGTAGATTGGGTAAAATTAGAGGAAAATCAGCAATAGAAAGTCAAAGAAAGATGCTAAATTTAGCTAAGGAAATAGTTGAAAATATATCAAAGGACTTTCCTAATCTACAAGAAGCTTATATTTTCGGCTCTAGAGCTAGAGGGGATTACTTAGATACAAGTGATATAGATTTAATGTTAGTATTTAAAGGAATTAAAGAGATGAATACTATAGATAGAATGTATATGGTTTCAAAATATATTAAAGGTAACGTAGATTATATTGTTGTAGACGAAGAAGAGAAGGAAAGAGTTAAAGATAAAAAACTCTTCTGGAAGAAAGGAGTTGGATTTATTAATTTCTTATAAATTAACGGAGTAGTTAATAAAGGAAGAACAGACTATAACTCTTTTACGTAACTGCTCGCTATTTTTAATTACTTCTAAATATTGTTTTTAATTAAGTAATGTTTATATAGTATTACAATGTATTTTCTATTGATGAAATCCAGCTGATGACGGGCACTGCTCACGAGGTTTTGGGAGTGAAGAAAGCGGATGGGAAGGTATTGGTGTTTCCCTCAACCAGCCCCAATGAGTTAAGGGTGAAAGTGTATGATCCCTTAAGAGGGGTGCCCGTGGCGGAATTAGAAGTAAGGATAAGTTACGCCACGGGTAACACATCTTTTCTATTAATCTAGCTAGAGTGTAGTGGGAATTTTAGCTTTTTCTTTTGCGAAGTTTACGAACTCATCTACGCTCATATTTAACATTTTAGCAGCTCCTCTATAGTCTCCAGTTTCGATGTAGTATTCTAGTGCTATTCTTATTTTTGGTGGTTGTGATTTTATGAAGTTCCAGTCTGCGTATTTTCTTCTTATTTCTCTAGCTTCCTTAAAGGCCTCAATCCACTCCCTCAACTTATCCTCATTTGGCATTTATTTATAGTATGCCGTACTTCCTTAAATCTCTAACTGAAAACATATGTTTAGTTTGATTTGAGTATCTATCCAGTTCAGCCTTAAAATCCTTAACTAGTCCAGACTTAAAAAGTTGATATATTATGTCTATTGCCCTAAATACTTTAACGTTATTATATTCGTCGAAGTAGTCCACTAATGCTACTACTCCGCCGTTTTCAGTTAGTACTGCGTAATCGAATATCTTCCCTACAACAGTACAGTAGGCTTCTGGATAATCTACAGGCCTTATAGGTAATCTTCTACTGCTATTAACTAATCTTAATGCCTCATTACTTATCTGAGGAATTTCTGGAAAGATTGCCATTTTATTTTCCTCTAAAGCCTTAGATATCCATATTAAAGTTAATTCATTTCTTATTTCGTTTAACGTAGACTCTGGGAGATATATTAATTCAAATATTTTAAAAATAAGGTCTCTATTATCATATTTAGTCCAGTCTATGAGGAACGAAGTATCAGCTATTGCTATCATATACTGGGTATCCCTGCTCTAATTCTCAACTCATTAAATTCATCCATTGACATTCCAGCTAATTTAGCAGCAACGTATAAATCGCCGACCTCGATGTAGTATTCTAGTGCTATTCTTATTTTTGGTGGTTGTGATTTTATGAAGTTCCAGTCTGCGTATTTTCTTCTTATTTCTCTAGCTTCCTTAAAGGCCTCAATCCACTCCCTCAACTTATCCTGGTTTATCATTGAATATAATATTTTAGGGAGAATAAAAAGAGTTATAGCTTCAAAGATTTTCATGAATATTAGCCCCTAGCCTTTAGCTTCACTAAAAACTAAGAGTAAAGCCATTATAGTGTTAATATTTAGTTATTAATCTTAAACTAGATTTAGAATCATAATAATATTTATAAATGGAAGATTTTTTATATATAATAATTTATAGTTAATTGTCGGCATGATCTCTGCCCTTAGTGTTAACAAAGTTTACGCATTTTCCTGCGAAAAAGTTATTTATTTAACTAATTATACGATAAACGATGAATAGAATAAGTATTTTTTCGTTAATAGCGTCAAGATTGGCTAGAAGCTTAGCGGCTGGTATAATATTCGTAGCCTTTCCTTACCTGGTAATTACTGAACTAAGATATTCCTCATTGATTTTAGGCTTAGCGTATACTTTAGGTACCTTAGCTACTGCAATTTTAGGCTTAGGTTTAGGTTATGTAGCTGACTTGTTTAGTAGGAAATATTCCCTAATTTTAGCGTCATTGCTATTGCCGTTAAGTTCTATGTTAATATTTATAAATCATTCACTACCCGTAATCTTATTAGCCTCAGCATTGGGAGGATATTCTGCAACTGGAGCTATAGCGGGTGGAGGCACTGGAGGTGCTGCTGTCCCAATACAGAATGCGTTAATTGCTGAGCTCACTGAGGGAAGTGATAGGACCTTTTA
The genomic region above belongs to Saccharolobus caldissimus and contains:
- a CDS encoding nucleotidyltransferase domain-containing protein, coding for MLNLAKEIVENISKDFPNLQEAYIFGSRARGDYLDTSDIDLMLVFKGIKEMNTIDRMYMVSKYIKGNVDYIVVDEEEKERVKDKKLFWKKGVGFINFL
- a CDS encoding glycosyltransferase, with amino-acid sequence MLTLLTVIVTRNPNIDELAQTISYIKSVLKSKILIVDNNSTTSLNEIISLSDYIIINGCNMGLAKAYNIALKFSNYLGEDWLLLLDQDSKILEEFDIREIIEEVSKLPQKDKVAIISLNKIFAYTTKENIGIFIKCKSVVNSGSILNVKICSNFKYNEDLFIDRIDNEYCYRLRKHGYLILAYPRQLICHKIGDKISPYKKKLSKLILFLLKTLSLMHGFSEFKKVIKYKDYYIVYNNYYRYYTIIRNTIYLSIRSMIDKNFLKTLPSWLLALYEETSLIVMLKLFTLALFHGLIGDLKRDNERIFRYFQN
- a CDS encoding dTDP-glucose 4,6-dehydratase is translated as MRFMILGGAGFIGSAFVRFLNSLGFRPLVFDLFTYSGRIENLLGCNFDLIKGDVKDFNTLHSTISNFKPDIVINFAAESHVDRSIYSPQDFVGTNVLGVINVLEAARRFSFDYVHISTDEVYGDDKCADENSPLSPSSPYSASKAAGDLFVKAYVRTYGIRAVIVRPSNNYGPRQFPEKFIPKAIIRTLLGMHVPVYGDGKAERDWIFVEDTVRIIYDIIKYAEWKGEVYNIPGGQRYSVLDVLKILGEVMGKEMKVRFVSDRPGHDRRYCMVSKLRYNVTPLREGLRRTYEWYLSNKWWWESLIDDRFFREDEPWK
- a CDS encoding ribbon-helix-helix domain-containing protein, encoding MAKVIQLDEKTFILDEERTYVITFKLEDEILNLIDNNMERSNYNSRSDLIRDAIVEYINYLKGKYG
- a CDS encoding HEPN domain-containing protein, which gives rise to MRYKDWIIQAEEDLDVARVLLNAGKYFAVAYYSQQASEKALKSLLIFLGKDPGKTHSLTELADMIEKEGLEIPSNVKENLMVLSPHFIISRYPDASNGIPARQYNKNIAEDLYKRAKEVVDWVKLEENQQ
- a CDS encoding DNA-binding protein translates to MIAIADTSFLIDWTKYDNRDLIFKIFELIYLPESTLNEIRNELTLIWISKALEENKMAIFPEIPQISNEALRLVNSSRRLPIRPVDYPEAYCTVVGKIFDYAVLTENGGVVALVDYFDEYNNVKVFRAIDIIYQLFKSGLVKDFKAELDRYSNQTKHMFSVRDLRKYGIL
- a CDS encoding glucose-1-phosphate thymidylyltransferase, which gives rise to MEAVILHGGQGTRLRPLTHTGPKQLIRVAGKPVSQWVLEQIRDAGIRDVIIILGDNNPSRVVEYYGDGSRFGIKITYVYQGKARGLADAVYRVKDLVSDKFIVYLGDNIVPYDLSKFSKFNSSASILLAKVDNPNRFGVAVIRGNKVVKLIEKPKEFISDLALVGVYGFTKEIFEVIESLRPSWRGELEITDAIQGLIDRGKEVEFQIVDGWWKDTGTPKDILEANSFLLDRYAIRSINGEIKDSSIDGRVMIEADSVIENSIIRGPVYIGYGSKVKNSYIGPFTSIGHNCTVENSEIEYSVILDNVRLRGVSIMDSLIGNNSIVEKGGKWQKLIIGENSSVIL
- a CDS encoding SDR family oxidoreductase; this encodes MRVMIIGASGQLGYELSKVLQTHDPIKTYVSQEIAGGIKLDLTDYHSVEDFIIKKKPDVVINAAAFTDVDGCEVNKEKAFKINAEAVKHLVRASRVIEAYLVHVSTDYVFDGIKGLYREDDIPNPINYYGLTKLLGEAYVLSYDDSLIVRTSGVFRDKGFPIYAYKTLKEGKEVLAFKGYYSPISAKKLAEAINELITYRKSGIIHVAGERISRYELALKIKELYNLSGKVIEVDNIKGWIARRPFDSSLDISKAKKILSIDFYSIDDNLRFMVI